The Manis javanica isolate MJ-LG chromosome 2, MJ_LKY, whole genome shotgun sequence genome contains a region encoding:
- the LOC140846869 gene encoding olfactory receptor 1B1-like produces the protein MTCFLIPTVFQAGSLSLIMGCTPNASHSPVFLLRGFSGASVSPSLLFVLFLAVYLMTVVGNMTLVLLISRDPRLHTPMYYLLRGLSVIDMGVSTVILPQLLAHLLSNSPAIPASRCLAQFFFFYAFGVTDTLVVSVMAVDRYVAICDPLHYPSVMSRQVCARLLAMSWSVSVVHTMLHVGLLLPLNWAGDAEGNVNLPHFFCDHRPLLRASCSDIRSNELAIFMEGGFLMLGPCTLIVLSYIRIGATIARLPSAAGRRRAVSTCGSHLTMVGFLYGTIIWVYFQPPSQNSQDQDMVAAVMYTAITPLANPLVYSLRNKDVKRALRRLIGCGAVDS, from the coding sequence ATGACTTGCTTTTTGATCCCAACTGTCTTTCAGGCAGGCTCCCTGTCACTCATCATGGGCTGTACCCCTAATGCTTCACACTCTCCAGTCTTCTTGCTCCGTGGCTTCTCAGGAGCTAGCGTCTCCCCGAGTCTCCTTTTTGTCCTGTTCCTGGCTGTCTACCTGATGACCGTGGTGGGGAACATGACCCTAGTGCTGCTCATCTCCCGGGACCCCAGGCTCCACACGCCTATGTACTATCTGCTCCGCGGTCTCTCCGTGATAGACATGGGGGTGTCCACAGTCATCCTGCCCCAGCTGCTGGCCCATCTGCTCTCTAATTCCCCAGCCATTCCTGCTTCCCGCTGCTTGGCCcagttctttttcttctatgCATTCGGAGTCACGGATACACTTGTTGTCTCTGTCATGGCCGTGGatcgctacgtggccatctgtgACCCTCTGCATTACCCTTCGGTGATGAGTCGCCAAGTCTGTGCCCGCTTGCTGGCCATGAGCTGGTCAGTGTCCGTAGTGCACACCATGCTGCATGTGGGCCTCCTCTTGCCTCTGAACTGGGCTGGGGATGCTGAAGGCAACGTTAACCTcccccacttcttctgtgaccACCGACCACTTCTGCGAGCCTCTTGCTCTGACATACGTTCCAATGAGTTGGCCATATTCATGGAGGGCGGCTTCCTCATGCTAGGCCCCTGCACCCTCATTGTACTCTCCTACATCCGCATTGGGGCCACCATCGCTCGCTTGCCTTCAGCTGCTGGTCGCCGCCGAGCAGTCTCCACCTGCGGATCCCACCTCACCATGGTTGGCTTCCTCTACGGCACCATCATTTGGGTCTACTTCCAGCCTCCTTCCCAGAACTCTCAGGATCAGGACATGGTGGCTGCCGTGATGTACACTGCCATTACCCCTTTGGCCAACCCTTTGGTGTACAGCCTCCGCAACAAGGATGTCAAGCGTGCACTCCGCAGGCTGATTGGATGTGGGGCAGTGGACTCCTGA